The window CTCCGAGCTGCGGCGGCGGTGGTACTCCGCCATGAGACCGAAGCACCACCCCACCAGGTTCAGGGCGAAAAGCTCGCTCAGGTCCGCCCATCCGGCCGCGTCCAACTCCCCCACATAGTAGATGAGCTGGGGCGCCAGGGCCGCGGAGCCCACGATGGCGGAAACCGCCCCGCCGATCAGCCCGAAGCGCCACCCCGCCAGGAGGACCGGCAGGAAGAGCAGTTTGGGCCAAATCGCGCCCAGGTCGGTTTCTCCGCCGGCGGTGAGGTAGTAGAGCGCCGCCGTGCCCGCGATTAAAAGGAGCGCCAGGACGCCGAGGAGCCAATCGGCGGTGGAGTAGGTTTTTTTTATGTTCATCCGCTGCGTGCCCGGACGGGGCTACTCCCCATCGCCCTGCACCTCGGGCCACAGGAGCTGAAAGTCCAGCGCGTCCTCGGTCAAAAGGGACCTCCCCACTTCGATGGACCAGTAGCCGGCGCTGTACACGCCGCGCCCCCGCACGTCGGCCCGGGACCCGTCCGAAATCTGTAAAACGAACCCGGGCACCGTGTTCCCCCCGAGCCAGCCCTCGGGTCGGAAGGGAACCGCCTCCTCCTCGAAGAGGTAGTGGGCGTTGGCGTTGGGATCGTCGGTGTGCTGGTAGAGTGGGGTCCTGGGGACGAAGCCGTCGCCGGGGCGGTTGGCGAGGAAGGGCGCCGTGCCCACGTCGAAGCCCCAGCCGACGAAGGCCATCCAGCCGTCGCTCACCTGTTCCCGGGGGTTGGTGCGGCCGGCCCCCCAGACCCAGGCGTCTATGTAGGTTCCGCGCGGAGTTCCGTGGCGATACCCGCCTCCTTCCGCGTGGCAGGTGGCGGTGCATCCTTGCTGGTCGAAATCGGGGTAGGTATCGGGGTTGGGCCAGAGGAAGGCCAGCATGTCCTCGGCGATGAGCTCACCGTCCCCGTCGGGCTGGCCGTCCTCGTCGAACCGGTCGTACCACTCGCCCCCGGCGTACTTCCAGCGGCCGGGGATGTCGCTGCCGGTGCCGGTGGGATCCTGCCAGCTGAGGAAGAAGAATATCTCTTCCTCGGTGTAGACGCACTTCACACTAACGGCGGCTATGCCGGTGCCCCCGTTGACGGGTTCGAGGATGAGGGTCGTCGCCCCGGCGTGGTCCCAGGCCCGGTCGTTGTCCCGCCCGTCCAGCACCGGCGGGGTGTCCACCTGCTTGGGCGCCACCACGTTCTCCCGAACCGTGCCCCCGAAGTCCAGCCTCACCAGCGCGGCTACGTCGTGGCTTTCCCAGGAGTTATCGGTCAGGGCGACGGCGAACCAAGTATCCTGGGGGTAGGTGGGTTCGGGGACGTTCGCCGGTTCCTCGCAGGCCGTCAGGAGCACCAACGTCGCCGCGAACGCGGCGGTCAAAAAGCGGTTTACACGCATCTCACCCCTCCGGGTTTTCCCTTCGGGCGCAGTAATCCCTTCTCGGTCCAATTATAGCCCATCGGAGTGGAGGGTTGTAGCGGCGAGGCGCAAAAAGGGGAACCGGATGCCCGGTTCCCGCGAATGCCCGTCGAAGGGGAGGTTTGCTACTCCTTTTCCCGTTTGTGCTCCTCGACGATTCTCTGCTGGATTTCGCTCGGGGCCTGCTCGTAGCCGTTGAACTCCAGCGAGTAGGTCCCCTGGCCGCCGGTCATGCTGCGCAGCTCGGTGGAGTAGTTGGAGAGCTCGCCTTCGGGAACCAGGGCCCTGACCACCTGCATCTTGCCGCGCGGCTCCATGCCCAGAATCTTCCCCCGCTTGGAGCTGATGTCCCCGGCGATGTCACCCATGAACTCGTCGGGGACGAAGACCTCAACGCGCATTATCGGCTCGAGGACCACGGGGGCGGCCCTGGTCATGGCGTCCTTGAAGGCCAGACTCGCGGCGACCTTGAAGGCCATCTCCGAGGAGTCCACGCTGTGGTAGCTTCCGTAGAAAAGCCTGGCGTGGATGTCCACGATGGGGCAGCCGCAGAGGTATCCGTTGGCGTAGGCCTCGTTGAGCCCCTTCTCCACGGCGGGGATGAATTTGTTGGGGATGACGCCGCCCACGACGGCGTCCTCGAACACCACTCCCTTCCCCCGTTCCAGCGGCCAGAATTCGATCTGGCAGTCGCCGAACTGGCCGCGTCCGCCGGTCTGCTTCTTGTGGCGACCGTGGCCCTCGGCCTTCCGGGTGATGGTTTCCAGGTAGGCGATGCGGGGGATCTTGAGCTCGACGTTCACGCCGTACTTCTTCTGCAGCCTGGCGACGGCGACCTGCAAATGCTGGTCGCCCAGGCCGGCCAGGATCATCTCCTTGGTCTGGTCGTTGCGGGTCGAGTGCAGGGTGGGGTCCTCCTCCTGCAGGCGCGAGAGGCCGGTGGACATCTTGTCCTCGTCGCCCTTGGAGGCGGGGAAAACGGAGCGCTTCATCAGGGGTTGCGGCAGGGGCATTCCCGCGAAACGGGGCGACCCGGACTTCGCCAGGGTGTCGCCGGTGAGGGTGAGCTCGAGCTTGGCGATGGCGCCGATGTCGCCTTCGGTGAGCTCTCCGACGCTTTCCTGGCTGTTGCCGTGGACGTTGAAGAGGTTCGAGCAGCGCTCGTTTTTACCCCGGTTGACGTTGAAGGCCTCGCCCGAGAGCGTGCCTCGGAACACGCGTACCAGGGAGAGCTTGCCGGCGAAGGGGTCAACGGTTGTCTTAAAGATTAAGGCGGCGAGCGCACCTTCAGGCAGCGCCTTCTCCTCGTCGCCGGCGAGCGTCCTGGGCGGCGGAACCTGGCCGGGTGCGGGAAAGTAGTCCGTGATGGCGTCCAGAAGGGGTCGGCTGCCGATACCCAGCTCGGCGGCTCCCACGAAGATGGGGTGGATGGCTCCTTCGAGGAAGGCCTTGGCCAGCCCCCCGTGCAGCTCGGAGGCGGAGAGGGTGCCCTGATCCAGGTACTTCTCGATGAGGGCGTCGTCGGCGGCGGCCACGGCGTCTATGAGCTTCTCCCGCGCCTGGGCCACGGCGTCCGCGAGCTCCGCTGGAATCTCGGTGACCTCGCAGTCGTCCGAGCCGTCGGTGGCGTAAACGTAAGCCTTGTTGGCGATCAGGTCCACCAGGCCCTTGAAGGACGTGTGGGCGCCGATGGGCAGCTGCACAGGGACGCAAGTCTTACCGAAGGCGGCCTGGCAGGTCTCCATCGCCTTGGCGAAGTTGGCGTTCTCGCGGTCCATCCGGTTGATGAAGAGCGCGCGGGGCAGGCCCCGATCGGTGGCGATGTCCCAGCAGCGGACGGTGCCGGTCTCCACGCCCGCCACGGCGGATACGAGGGCTACGGCGGCATCCGCGGCGTAAATCCCGCCCACGACCTCGCCGGAGAAATCCAGCGTGCCCGGTGTGTCTATGAGATTGACGACCTTCCCCGAAGTATTCAACCGCAGGAGGGAGGCGCTGATGCTGAAGTGGCGCGCTATCTCCTCGTCGTCGAAGTCGCTGGTGGTGTTGCCCTCGCCCACGCTTCCCCGGCGCTTCGAGGCGCCGGCGTCGAAGCTCATGCTCTCCGCCAGCGTGGTCTTGCCCACGCCTGAGTGGGAGACGAGGACTACGTTACGCAGCTCGGCCATTTATCTTTCCTTTGAAGGGTCCGAAACGGTAAGACCCCCTGAATCAAGGGGTTGGTCAGTTTACCCCCCTCCCGCCGGCAAGTCAAGGGCGGCGTGGGCCGCGCCATAGGCCGAGCCGTAGGTTAAACCTACCAGGCGGGGAGGCTGTCGGAGGCGGTGTTGTCGGTGAGCTGCTTCTGCTCGGCGCCGTCGGCCTTCATGGTGCAGATTTCCCAGTCGTCGGCCACCAGGCTCGCGTAGACGATCCGTTCTCCGTCCGCGCTCCAGCAGGGGTAACGCTCCTGGCCGTAGCCTTCGCCGCCGGTGAGGCGGACCGGTTTCGAGCCGTCCAGGGCGATGGTGTAGATGTCGTAGGTGCCCGCCTCGTCGCCGGAGAAGGCTATTAGCTTGCCGTCCGGGGACCAGGCCGGGTCGTTGCAGTTGAACGATGCGCCGCCGTAAAGCCGCCGCACGTCGGATCCGTCGGGTCCGGCCAGGTAGATGCCGAAGCGGCCGCCGCGCTCGCTGGCGAAGGCGACGAGCTTCCCGTCCGGGCTCCACGAGGAGCCCTCGTCTATGCCCGGTGAGTCGGTGAGCTGGGCGGCGTTTCCGCCGTCGGCGTCCATCACCCACAGCTCCCAGTCGCCGGTACGCTCGGAGTCGAACGAGATGCGGCCGTCCGGGGTGAAGACGGGGCGGTCCTCGTCCTCGGGGGTGAAGGTCAGCCGAACCGGTTCACCGCCCGCCGAGTCCATCACGTACACCTCGAGGTTCCCCTCCAGGTGGCATGAGACGAAGACCAGCCTCTTCCCGTCAGGGGAGAGGGCCGGGTACGGGTCCCAGTCGGGTTTCAGGTCCCGGGTCAGCTGTTTGAGCTCACCCCCCGCGGTGTTGATGACGAAGAGGTTGTTCCCCACGCCGTCCCGATTGGAGGCGAAGTAGATGTGATCGCTCTGCCGGGGCAGGCATCCGGAGATTAGAAGAACGGTCAGGGCGACGAGTGCGATGGGAGCGTTTTGCTGGGGCATAACTCGGTTCGCCATGGGCGTAGCTCGCTTCGCTCGGTTCGCTTCGGTTCGCATGGGTTTCCCCCGGCGGGCGTTAGGCTTCGTTTCACGCGGTGGAGGATAACATATTTGGGGGGAGAGTTGAACCGTCGCTCTTGTATTGGATTCGCACTGATGCTATACTGTGACGAGTTTCTGAGAAGATACCCGGGAGAGGTGGATGGCTAAAAAGAAGGGTTGTCTATTCCTCGTCGGCACCCCCATCGGGAACCTCGACGACATAACCACGCGGGCCGTTGAGACCCTCAAGGTCGTAGACGTCATCGCCTGCGAGGACACCCGCCAGACCCGCAAGCTCCTCGCCCACTACAAGATCAACAAAAAGCGCCTTCTGCGCTGCGATCAGCACATCACCTACGCCGTGGGCCGGGAGCTGGTCGAGCTCTTCAACCAGGGGCTTTCCATTGCCTACGTCTCCGATTCCGGGATGCCGGCCATCTCCGATCCCGGTTCCGCGCTGGTCCGGCTATGCGTGGACAACCACATAGACGTCGTTCCCATCCCGGGTCCCAACGCGGCCGTCACCGCCCTGGCGACCAGCGGCTTCTCGAGCTCGAGCTTCATCTTCGAGGGCTACCTGCCCCGTAAACCCCAGGAGCGCCTGGCGCGCATCCAGCGCCTGAAGAGCCTGGAGATGCCCGTCGTGGTTTACGCCAGCCCGCACCGCATCAAGCGCATCCTCAAGGACATCGCCTCTGAGATGCCGGACCGGGAGGTCGTCATCTGCCGGGAGATGACGAAGATCAACGAAGAGGTGCTGCGGGGGACGGCGGAGGAGGTCAACCTCGAGCTGGACGAGGATCGCACACGGGGCGAGTTCGTCCTGGTCATTGACCGGGCGGCCGACTCCGAGGACAACCGCTTCGTGATGGACAACGTACCCTCGGACCGGGTCGAGCGGGCGCTGCGCATCTGCATCCAGAACTTCGAGATGAGCCCCAACAACGCCTCGAAGATCATCTCGGCCATCCTGGGAATCCCCAAGCAGGAGATATACCACCTGGCGGTCACGATTCCCCGCCGCCGTCCGCCGCGGTAGGACGGGGCAAGGGGCTTAAGCCCCTTGTTTTTTATCTCTTTTATTTGAGCCCAAGGGAATGGAGTGCGGCAGGCCGGTCGGTCTGCTTTTTTATGCGATTGCACCTTCGGCTCGGATGGGCGTTCGGCCCCCCGCCGTCGGGGTTGCCACGCCCTCCGGTTTTCCTCCGAAGCCCATTTTCAGGTACAATAACGCCAACCCTGCGAGGCGACTTGTTTCTGAAAAAGGTCTCCATCTCCGGCTTCAAGAGCTTCCCCGACCCCATCGAGCTGGGTTTCCGCGAGGGCGTCACCGCCATCGTCGGCCCCAACGGCTGCGGGAAGACCAACATCGCCGACGCCATCCGCTGGGCGCTGGGCGAGCAGCGGGTCAAGAGCCTCCGCGGCCGGCAGATGACGGACGTCATTTTCTCCGGCTCCGAGGCGCGCAAACCGGTGGGCATGGCCGAGGTTGCGCTCCTGTTGTCCAACGAGGACCAGGCGCTGCCCCTCGAGTACACCGACATCCTCATCTCCCGCCGCCTCTTCCGCTCCGGGGAATCGGCCTACCTTCTCAACCGCAACCCCTGCCGGTTGAAGGAGATCCACGACCTCCTCCTGGACACCGGCATCGGGATAAACACCTACGCCATCATCGAGCAGGCCCAGGTGGATCAGATTCTCTCCAAGGAACCGCTGGAGCGGCGGGAGCTCTTCGATGAGGCGGCGGGCATCGGCCGGTACAAAAAGAGCCGCGCCGAGGCCCTGAAGAAGCTCGCCGAGACCGATGAGGGGCTTCTGCGGCTGGCCGACCGTCTCGAGGAGCTGGAGGCCCAGCTCCGCTCGCTTCGGCGGGAGGTGAAGAAGGCGGAACGGCACCGCCTTGCCGGTGAGGAGCTCGCGCGCCTCGAGGCGTGGATAAGCCTCCACCACTGGCGGACCCACCAGGTCGCCGTCGAGGAGCTGGAGGGTTCCATCGCGGGGGCCGAGGATGACCGCATCGCGGTCTCGGCGGAGCTCTCGACCCTGGACGCCGAGATAACGCGGATCAGGGAGGCGCAGCTTGCGGTCCAGAACGAGCTGGGCGAGGCGGAGAACAGGCGGTACAGCTCCCTCACCAGGGTGAAGGACTTCGAGAACCGCCTGAGCGTCTCCCAGGAGCGTCAGGCGGGTCGCCAGCGCCGTCGGGTCCAGATAGAGGCCGAGTCCGCCCGCCTCAACGAGGAGCGGGAGGGGACGCAGACCCGCCTCACCGAGGCCGAGCGAGAGAAGAAAAAACTCGAGGACCGACTGGAGTCCGTGAACGCCTCCATCGAATCCCGGCGTGAGGCCCTGGAGGCGCTCACCACGAGTTGTGAAGACGCCGAGAAAGGCGTCTCCCGGCTGGGTTCCCGTCTGATCGAGCTGGCGGCGCTCTCCTCCGGCGGCGAGCGGGTGAAGATCGAGAGACTGGCGCGCACGGATGCCCTCGAGGGCGAGCTCGAGTCCCTGGCGTCGAGCGTCGAAACCGACCGGCGTTCTAAAGGGGAGCACGAGGGGCGCTTGAAGAAGGCCGCCTCCAAGGTGGAAAAGCTGGAGGGCCGCCTGGCCGCCCTCGAGGAGCGATGCGCCGAGACGATCGAGCTTCAGCGCAAGGTGAACGGCGAGCTGGTCGAGGCCTCGGAGGAGACCCGGCGGGCGCTCGAGCGGCTGAACCACGTCCGGGCCGAGTTGGAGAGCCAGGAGAAAATCCACGTCCGTCACGAGGGCTACCAGCGCGGCGTGACGGCGGTGCTAGCCTCCGCGGACAAGGGCGCGCTCTCCGGAATCGTCGGGACCCTGGCCCAGCTAGTGAGGACCGAGGAGAGGTACGAGGCCGCCGTGGAGGCCGCTCTCGGCGCCTCGGCCCAGGCGGTCGTCTGCCGGACCGAGGGGGACGTGCGGCGGGCGGTGGACCTGTTGAACCGGCTCCGCGCGGGCCGGGTGCGTTTTCTCCCCCTGGACCTCATCCGCGCCCGGCAGCCGGTGAGGCGCGCCGCCGAGATTAACGCCGCCGGGCTCGTCGGCGACGCCCTCGACCTGGTCACATTCGACGACGGGGTGGCCGCCGCCGTGGAGTTCGCCCTGGGCGGCACGCTGGTCGCCGAGTCCCTCGGGGAGGCGGTGACGATACTCCGGGAGTGGCGCGACCGGGTCGCCTTCCGGCGCATCGTCACCCTCCAGGGGGAGGTGGTCGAGTCCGGAGGGGTCATCGTCGGGGGGATGCGGGAGGGGCTGGCCGAGGGTCTCCTGTCCCGGGTTCGGGAGCTGGACCGGCTCCGGGAGAACCTGCGGGAGGCGGAGGAGGCCTACCGGGTGGTCCACCAGAGCGAGGATGAGCTTCGCCGCCGCTTCTCCGCCACCGATCAGAGCCTCGTCGCCCAGCGTGAGCAGTCCACCGAGACGAGGCTTGAATTGGAGCGCGAGCGCCTGGAGGTTGAGCGACTGACCGCTGAACTTTCCCGCCTGGAAGAGACGATAAAGCGGTCCCTGGCCCGCACGGCCGAAATCCAGACCGAGCTGGCCGGGCTCGAGCCGCTCCCCGAAGGAGCGGAGGCGAACCCCGAGGAGGAGGCGGCACTGTGGGAGGAACACTCCGCCGCCCTCGCCGAGTCGGAGCGGCTGTCCGCCGAGAGGGACTCGGCCCGGAACGCGCTCGAAGAAGAGCGCCTGGCGCGCGGCAAGCAGGAGTCCCGGCTCGAGGTCCTGACCGGCGAGATCGAGCGTTGCGGGAGGGACCTGGCCGCCCTCGACGCCCAGACGGCGTCCCTGAGGGAGGAGCTGTCCGAGCTGGACCGGGAGTCGGAGGAAGCGGACGCCGATCTGGAAAAGCTCACCTCGGCGGTGTCCGAGCTCACCCTGGGCTCCGACGACGAGGAGCGCAGGTTCCAGGACATCCACCGGAGGATGGGCGAAATCGGCACCGAGCTGGGGGACAAGATGGGTGCGCGGGGTACCGTCGCATCGCGGGCCGCCGAGATCGAAAAAAAGCTCTCCGGCCTCCGGGAGTCGCTGATCCGGGAAAGGGCCGAGCAGGACCGGCTGGTCATCGAGGCCCGGGAGCACACCGGTCACGACATCACCGGGATGGAGCTCGGGGAGGATTTCGACCTCGCCCTGACGCACAGGCAGGTCGAGCGCCTCCGTCACCACCGCGAAAGCCTGGGTGAGATCAACTACGCCGCCGTCTCCAGCTACGACGCCGCCTGCGAACGCCGCGACTTCTACCGTTCGCGCCGTGATGAGCTGGAGCGCGGGGCCGTGAGCCTGGGCGAATCCATCCGCCACCTGAACGCCGAGGCGAGCGAGCGGTTCCTGGTGACCTTCAACCAGGTGGTGGTCAACTTCGAGAGGCTGTTCCGGAACCTCTTCTCCGGCGGCGAGGCCCGGCTGACACTCACCGGGGGGGACCCGCTCGAGGGGGGGATCGAGGTGGACGTCCGGCCTCCGGGGAAGGGGAGCCAGCCGCTCATCGGCCGCTCCGGCGGCGAGAGGGCGCTCACCGCAATCGCCCTCCTCTTCGCCCTCTTCGAGGTCAAGCCCAGCCCGTTCTGCATTCTGGACGAGATTGACGCCCCCCTGGACGACGCCAACGTGGACCGCTACCTGAAGCTTCTGGCCATCTTCGCCCAGAAGAGCCAGTTCCTCGTGATCACCCACAACCGCCGCACGATGGAGGCGGCGGACACGCTGGTGGGGGTCACCATGGTGGAGGCGGGGGTGAGCCGCCTGTACACCCTGGCCTTCTCCGGCGGGAGACTGGTGACCGAGGAGGACCAGCGGTCTTTTTCACTGAAGAGAAAGAATTTGGGCGGGGGTCCGAGGAAGGGCTAAACCGGCCTTAGAAATACGGATGTCACTGTTGGCGGGAATGGTCTATACTATTCGTGACGAAACTCCGTAGGGGCGACCCGTAGGACGAGTCCTCCGCGGTCGCCCGCGGGTGGGGACGGAGCCCCGCCCCTACGAACAAAAGTGAGAGGTGGATTCACGATGAGGAAGACTGTAGTCGTCATGCTAATCGCCGCCGCCTTCACCGCTGCCGAGACCCTTTGGGAAAATCCCTGGGGCGCAGATCAGTGG is drawn from bacterium and contains these coding sequences:
- the rsmI gene encoding 16S rRNA (cytidine(1402)-2'-O)-methyltransferase, translated to MAKKKGCLFLVGTPIGNLDDITTRAVETLKVVDVIACEDTRQTRKLLAHYKINKKRLLRCDQHITYAVGRELVELFNQGLSIAYVSDSGMPAISDPGSALVRLCVDNHIDVVPIPGPNAAVTALATSGFSSSSFIFEGYLPRKPQERLARIQRLKSLEMPVVVYASPHRIKRILKDIASEMPDREVVICREMTKINEEVLRGTAEEVNLELDEDRTRGEFVLVIDRAADSEDNRFVMDNVPSDRVERALRICIQNFEMSPNNASKIISAILGIPKQEIYHLAVTIPRRRPPR
- a CDS encoding ethylbenzene dehydrogenase-related protein, giving the protein MRVNRFLTAAFAATLVLLTACEEPANVPEPTYPQDTWFAVALTDNSWESHDVAALVRLDFGGTVRENVVAPKQVDTPPVLDGRDNDRAWDHAGATTLILEPVNGGTGIAAVSVKCVYTEEEIFFFLSWQDPTGTGSDIPGRWKYAGGEWYDRFDEDGQPDGDGELIAEDMLAFLWPNPDTYPDFDQQGCTATCHAEGGGYRHGTPRGTYIDAWVWGAGRTNPREQVSDGWMAFVGWGFDVGTAPFLANRPGDGFVPRTPLYQHTDDPNANAHYLFEEEAVPFRPEGWLGGNTVPGFVLQISDGSRADVRGRGVYSAGYWSIEVGRSLLTEDALDFQLLWPEVQGDGE
- the fusA gene encoding elongation factor G; protein product: MAELRNVVLVSHSGVGKTTLAESMSFDAGASKRRGSVGEGNTTSDFDDEEIARHFSISASLLRLNTSGKVVNLIDTPGTLDFSGEVVGGIYAADAAVALVSAVAGVETGTVRCWDIATDRGLPRALFINRMDRENANFAKAMETCQAAFGKTCVPVQLPIGAHTSFKGLVDLIANKAYVYATDGSDDCEVTEIPAELADAVAQAREKLIDAVAAADDALIEKYLDQGTLSASELHGGLAKAFLEGAIHPIFVGAAELGIGSRPLLDAITDYFPAPGQVPPPRTLAGDEEKALPEGALAALIFKTTVDPFAGKLSLVRVFRGTLSGEAFNVNRGKNERCSNLFNVHGNSQESVGELTEGDIGAIAKLELTLTGDTLAKSGSPRFAGMPLPQPLMKRSVFPASKGDEDKMSTGLSRLQEEDPTLHSTRNDQTKEMILAGLGDQHLQVAVARLQKKYGVNVELKIPRIAYLETITRKAEGHGRHKKQTGGRGQFGDCQIEFWPLERGKGVVFEDAVVGGVIPNKFIPAVEKGLNEAYANGYLCGCPIVDIHARLFYGSYHSVDSSEMAFKVAASLAFKDAMTRAAPVVLEPIMRVEVFVPDEFMGDIAGDISSKRGKILGMEPRGKMQVVRALVPEGELSNYSTELRSMTGGQGTYSLEFNGYEQAPSEIQQRIVEEHKREKE
- the smc gene encoding chromosome segregation protein SMC, encoding MFLKKVSISGFKSFPDPIELGFREGVTAIVGPNGCGKTNIADAIRWALGEQRVKSLRGRQMTDVIFSGSEARKPVGMAEVALLLSNEDQALPLEYTDILISRRLFRSGESAYLLNRNPCRLKEIHDLLLDTGIGINTYAIIEQAQVDQILSKEPLERRELFDEAAGIGRYKKSRAEALKKLAETDEGLLRLADRLEELEAQLRSLRREVKKAERHRLAGEELARLEAWISLHHWRTHQVAVEELEGSIAGAEDDRIAVSAELSTLDAEITRIREAQLAVQNELGEAENRRYSSLTRVKDFENRLSVSQERQAGRQRRRVQIEAESARLNEEREGTQTRLTEAEREKKKLEDRLESVNASIESRREALEALTTSCEDAEKGVSRLGSRLIELAALSSGGERVKIERLARTDALEGELESLASSVETDRRSKGEHEGRLKKAASKVEKLEGRLAALEERCAETIELQRKVNGELVEASEETRRALERLNHVRAELESQEKIHVRHEGYQRGVTAVLASADKGALSGIVGTLAQLVRTEERYEAAVEAALGASAQAVVCRTEGDVRRAVDLLNRLRAGRVRFLPLDLIRARQPVRRAAEINAAGLVGDALDLVTFDDGVAAAVEFALGGTLVAESLGEAVTILREWRDRVAFRRIVTLQGEVVESGGVIVGGMREGLAEGLLSRVRELDRLRENLREAEEAYRVVHQSEDELRRRFSATDQSLVAQREQSTETRLELERERLEVERLTAELSRLEETIKRSLARTAEIQTELAGLEPLPEGAEANPEEEAALWEEHSAALAESERLSAERDSARNALEEERLARGKQESRLEVLTGEIERCGRDLAALDAQTASLREELSELDRESEEADADLEKLTSAVSELTLGSDDEERRFQDIHRRMGEIGTELGDKMGARGTVASRAAEIEKKLSGLRESLIRERAEQDRLVIEAREHTGHDITGMELGEDFDLALTHRQVERLRHHRESLGEINYAAVSSYDAACERRDFYRSRRDELERGAVSLGESIRHLNAEASERFLVTFNQVVVNFERLFRNLFSGGEARLTLTGGDPLEGGIEVDVRPPGKGSQPLIGRSGGERALTAIALLFALFEVKPSPFCILDEIDAPLDDANVDRYLKLLAIFAQKSQFLVITHNRRTMEAADTLVGVTMVEAGVSRLYTLAFSGGRLVTEEDQRSFSLKRKNLGGGPRKG